One genomic segment of Rubripirellula tenax includes these proteins:
- the trpD gene encoding anthranilate phosphoribosyltransferase, giving the protein MSENAHSAFPAAIRQAVAGEDLSVDQTSDLIDAMLRGEAGDDVVAELLLALRAKGESVSELVGAARAMRRHMTRIPHKHDVLLDTCGTGGSGSGTFNISTAVAIVAAASGVAVAKHGNRKATSRTGSADVLEELGVRIESDADAVAERLDAIGICFCFAAKLHPAMRHVVGVRRKLGVKTLFNLLGPLCNPAGATHQLLGTSSPDAQAKVAAAIAQLGTTRSFVIHASDGQDEVSLDGVTTAIEVQTEGKKTLTWSPQDFGLSPCTADALAAIDPAESASIISRIFAGEPGPTRDAVLAGTAAALLLVGKVANVGEGVTLAARSIDAGMATAKLEQLRG; this is encoded by the coding sequence ATGTCCGAAAACGCTCATTCCGCTTTCCCAGCCGCCATCCGCCAGGCCGTCGCAGGCGAAGATCTCTCGGTCGACCAGACCAGCGACCTGATCGACGCAATGCTGAGGGGCGAAGCCGGCGATGATGTCGTCGCCGAATTGCTGTTGGCACTGCGGGCCAAGGGGGAATCCGTATCCGAGCTGGTCGGTGCGGCCCGCGCGATGCGGCGACATATGACGCGGATACCTCACAAACACGATGTCCTTTTGGATACCTGTGGCACCGGCGGCAGCGGTAGCGGCACGTTCAATATCAGCACCGCTGTCGCGATCGTGGCCGCCGCCAGCGGTGTCGCCGTGGCCAAGCATGGCAACCGAAAAGCGACTAGCCGTACCGGATCGGCCGATGTCTTGGAAGAACTGGGCGTACGGATCGAATCGGATGCCGACGCGGTCGCCGAGCGATTGGATGCGATCGGTATTTGTTTCTGTTTCGCCGCCAAGTTGCACCCAGCCATGCGGCACGTCGTCGGAGTACGTCGCAAGTTGGGCGTCAAGACGCTGTTCAACTTGTTGGGACCGCTTTGCAACCCGGCCGGCGCCACCCACCAATTGCTCGGCACGTCGTCGCCCGATGCACAAGCGAAGGTCGCCGCGGCGATCGCCCAGCTTGGCACCACACGATCATTCGTGATCCACGCGTCGGACGGTCAAGACGAAGTCTCGCTCGATGGAGTCACGACCGCCATCGAAGTCCAAACCGAAGGCAAGAAGACGCTGACTTGGTCACCGCAGGACTTTGGGCTTTCGCCTTGCACGGCCGACGCTTTGGCAGCGATCGACCCCGCCGAGAGTGCATCAATCATCTCGCGGATCTTCGCGGGCGAACCGGGACCCACGCGCGACGCGGTCCTGGCGGGGACGGCGGCGGCGCTGTTGTTGGTTGGCAAAGTAGCCAACGTCGGTGAAGGGGTTACGCTTGCGGCTCGCAGCATCGATGCCGGTATGGCGACCGCGAAGTTAGAGCAACTGCGAGGCTAA
- a CDS encoding purine-nucleoside phosphorylase, with the protein MLTTKAADFIRSEHDLRPVVAIILGSGLGGLAEKIESPTAIPFHDIPGFGTSTAAGHRGQLILGTIESVPVVTMAGRFHRYEGWSNTEVAFPVAVMHSLGCRSLIVSNAAGGVSPKLRVGNIVVIQDHINLMGPHVVDREDASNRERSVQLDPPHFTRPANTYDPILSATALGVAIREGFDAYPGTYLATLGPNYETRAEYRMMRRIGADVVGMSTVPEVLAASSLGMRILGLSMVSNVANPDQAVKANHEEVLHAGRAAEVKMEAIVRGVLRTFLSTSL; encoded by the coding sequence ATGCTCACAACGAAAGCTGCCGACTTCATCCGTTCCGAACACGATCTGCGTCCGGTCGTGGCCATCATCCTGGGCAGCGGACTGGGTGGCTTGGCCGAAAAGATCGAATCGCCCACGGCCATTCCCTTTCACGATATCCCCGGCTTCGGCACATCAACCGCCGCCGGCCATCGGGGCCAGTTGATTCTGGGCACAATCGAATCGGTGCCGGTCGTAACGATGGCGGGACGTTTTCACCGTTACGAGGGTTGGTCGAACACCGAAGTCGCGTTCCCGGTCGCAGTGATGCACTCGCTGGGATGCAGATCGCTGATCGTCAGCAACGCGGCTGGCGGTGTCAGCCCCAAGTTGCGCGTCGGCAACATCGTCGTGATTCAAGATCACATCAACTTGATGGGCCCGCACGTTGTCGACCGTGAAGACGCTTCGAACCGTGAAAGGAGCGTTCAGCTCGATCCGCCACATTTCACTCGGCCGGCGAACACTTACGATCCAATTCTTTCCGCCACGGCCTTGGGGGTCGCGATCCGGGAAGGCTTCGACGCCTATCCGGGAACGTACCTCGCAACACTGGGCCCCAACTACGAAACGCGCGCCGAATATCGGATGATGCGTCGGATCGGCGCCGACGTGGTCGGAATGAGCACCGTACCCGAAGTATTGGCGGCTTCATCGCTGGGGATGCGGATCCTTGGGCTGTCCATGGTCAGCAACGTTGCCAACCCCGACCAAGCGGTAAAAGCAAATCATGAGGAAGTGCTGCACGCTGGTCGCGCTGCAGAGGTTAAGATGGAAGCGATTGTTCGCGGTGTCTTGCGGACATTTCTTAGCACCAGCCTCTAA
- a CDS encoding nucleoside hydrolase → MSRKIIIDCDPGIDDAIAIAIALFDPRLDVLAITSTAGTVEADQATRNVTAIVHHLDPARYPRIGMATAITGAPVLDDSHLNGSNGLGDFLFDSPGRQNPTASEKIIGDLVHQNPNEITLVCLGPLTNLARLCRRDPMAIPLINNVVISGGSVGYPGNATPVAERNIFFDPISASEIFSSATTKSLVPLDVTEEVLFGVDLLEDLPSKFTRAGMLLHKLLPFAFRTAHQKLGRELIPLYDATTLLSVVEPDLFQWEAMAGRVETRGELTCGQTVFDQRLRPEWPMNMEVAIEVDSEEVQAAIKRLMRYAGQQT, encoded by the coding sequence ATGAGCCGCAAGATTATCATCGACTGTGACCCGGGAATCGACGACGCCATTGCGATCGCGATCGCCCTATTTGACCCTCGTTTAGACGTTTTGGCGATCACATCGACTGCCGGAACGGTCGAGGCGGACCAAGCCACCCGAAACGTGACGGCGATCGTGCATCATCTCGATCCCGCCCGCTATCCGCGGATCGGGATGGCCACCGCGATTACAGGGGCTCCCGTGCTAGACGACAGCCATTTGAACGGCAGCAACGGGCTGGGCGATTTTCTTTTCGATTCCCCAGGACGCCAGAATCCGACGGCCAGCGAGAAAATCATCGGCGATCTCGTCCACCAAAACCCCAACGAAATCACGCTGGTGTGTTTGGGACCGCTGACCAATTTGGCTCGGCTATGCCGTCGTGACCCGATGGCGATCCCGCTGATCAACAACGTCGTGATCAGCGGCGGGTCGGTCGGGTATCCCGGAAACGCCACGCCAGTCGCCGAACGCAACATCTTCTTTGACCCGATCAGCGCGAGCGAGATTTTTTCATCCGCGACCACGAAAAGTCTGGTGCCGCTGGACGTGACCGAAGAGGTTCTGTTCGGCGTTGATTTGTTGGAAGACTTGCCGTCGAAGTTCACCCGAGCGGGGATGCTGTTGCACAAGTTGCTGCCGTTTGCGTTCCGCACCGCGCACCAGAAATTGGGTCGCGAACTGATCCCACTCTATGACGCGACAACGTTGCTAAGCGTTGTTGAACCGGACCTGTTTCAATGGGAAGCGATGGCCGGCCGCGTGGAAACGCGAGGCGAATTGACTTGCGGTCAAACCGTATTCGACCAACGACTGCGTCCAGAGTGGCCCATGAATATGGAAGTCGCAATCGAAGTCGACAGCGAAGAAGTGCAAGCAGCAATCAAGCGATTGATGCGGTACGCCGGACAACAAACGTGA
- a CDS encoding ATP-binding protein — translation MPAPSPEVFEKLASFYLGRHYDLTGGVLKDDLLMYDAKDLCTHAMCVGMTGSGKTGLCLSLLEEAAIDGIPAICVDPKGDLANLLLTFPDMRPEDFKPWLEQADAARKGKTLDELATDTAGMWKKGLASWGQTPERVRKFKDAVDIAVYTPGSNTGLPLTVLKSFDAPPKEMLGDSDAMRERVTGAASGLLTLLGIEADPLLSREHILISSIFDHCWREGRNVSIGDLIGLIQSPPLKRVGVLDLDSFMSAADRSKLAMTLNNLLASPAFSTWLDGEPLSIKNLLYTPEGKPRLTILSIAHLSDSERMFFVTILLNELLAWMRTQSGTSSLRAMFYMDEVAGYFPPVKNPPTKPPMLTLLKQARAFGLGITLATQNPVDLDYKGLSNIGTWFLGRLQTERDKARVLEGLEGAAVQSGKPFDRNRMEQMLASLGNRVFLMNNVHDDGPSVFQTRWAMSFLAGPLARDQIVRLMADRKSKMEKATTDQGESVQGQSATPSRPVAPQGVEEKFLAPMVVAASDSRLVYRPSIYAEGSLHYVRSSADVDTWIDEKRIMSCANGVPDDLWETSKPMPVDADVSSEPDAEYQFADLPTEMLSKSNFGSFEKKFKDYLYRHHTMTLYKGPLIKEYAPAGSTEIEARNHFKQSAREALDMETEKLRDKYASKMKAINDKMQTAQDRVDREAEQYNQAKMSSIISVGASILGAFLGNKVASRTNVSKVSTAARGASRAAQQRSDVVRAEETLKQLAMDMQDLDAELNEELKALGDKYRVEDWELESLTIPPRKSDLKVTDPIILWTPWQVDGSGIATPMY, via the coding sequence ATGCCCGCACCAAGCCCCGAAGTTTTCGAGAAGCTCGCTTCGTTCTACCTAGGCCGTCACTACGACTTGACCGGCGGCGTCTTGAAGGACGACCTGCTGATGTATGACGCAAAAGACCTTTGCACGCACGCGATGTGTGTCGGAATGACGGGCAGCGGCAAGACGGGCTTGTGTCTATCGCTTCTTGAAGAAGCCGCCATCGACGGGATTCCGGCAATTTGCGTTGATCCCAAGGGCGACTTAGCGAACTTGCTATTGACGTTTCCCGATATGCGTCCCGAAGATTTCAAGCCGTGGTTGGAACAGGCCGATGCAGCTCGCAAGGGAAAAACGCTTGACGAGTTGGCGACCGACACTGCCGGAATGTGGAAAAAGGGACTCGCGTCGTGGGGCCAAACGCCGGAACGAGTTCGCAAGTTCAAGGACGCTGTCGATATCGCCGTCTACACGCCGGGCAGCAACACGGGACTGCCATTAACGGTGCTCAAAAGCTTCGATGCGCCGCCGAAGGAAATGCTCGGCGACAGCGACGCGATGCGCGAACGTGTCACCGGCGCAGCGTCGGGGCTTTTAACGCTACTGGGCATCGAAGCGGACCCGCTGCTTTCCCGCGAACACATTTTGATCTCATCGATTTTCGACCACTGCTGGCGAGAGGGCCGCAATGTTTCGATTGGCGACTTGATCGGCTTGATCCAATCGCCGCCGCTGAAGCGAGTCGGCGTGTTGGATTTGGATTCGTTCATGTCGGCCGCGGATCGGTCGAAGTTGGCGATGACGCTGAACAACCTGCTGGCGTCACCGGCCTTTTCAACGTGGTTGGACGGCGAGCCGCTGTCGATCAAAAATCTGCTGTATACGCCGGAGGGCAAGCCGCGGCTGACGATTCTGTCGATCGCCCACCTGAGCGACAGCGAGCGGATGTTTTTCGTCACGATCTTGTTGAATGAATTGCTCGCGTGGATGCGAACGCAGAGCGGCACCAGTTCGTTGCGTGCGATGTTCTATATGGACGAAGTCGCCGGGTATTTTCCGCCCGTTAAGAATCCGCCGACGAAGCCACCGATGTTGACGCTGCTCAAACAAGCCCGCGCATTCGGATTGGGCATCACGTTGGCGACCCAGAACCCCGTCGATTTGGATTACAAGGGTTTGTCCAACATCGGCACCTGGTTCTTGGGACGATTGCAAACCGAACGAGACAAGGCGCGCGTGCTGGAAGGACTCGAAGGCGCGGCAGTCCAGTCGGGCAAGCCGTTCGACCGAAACCGAATGGAACAAATGCTGGCCTCGCTGGGCAATCGCGTCTTTCTAATGAACAACGTTCACGATGACGGCCCCAGTGTGTTTCAGACTCGTTGGGCGATGTCGTTCTTGGCGGGTCCCCTTGCGCGTGACCAGATCGTGCGGCTGATGGCGGATCGCAAATCCAAAATGGAGAAAGCGACGACTGACCAAGGCGAATCGGTCCAAGGACAATCGGCGACTCCGTCACGTCCGGTCGCTCCCCAAGGCGTCGAAGAAAAGTTCTTGGCACCGATGGTCGTTGCGGCGAGTGATTCACGCTTGGTGTATCGACCGTCCATTTATGCCGAAGGATCGCTGCACTATGTTCGCAGTAGCGCCGACGTGGATACCTGGATCGACGAAAAACGGATCATGTCCTGCGCTAACGGCGTGCCCGACGACTTGTGGGAAACCAGTAAGCCCATGCCGGTCGACGCGGACGTTTCCAGCGAACCCGACGCGGAATACCAGTTCGCCGATCTGCCTACCGAAATGCTAAGCAAGTCCAACTTCGGATCGTTCGAGAAAAAGTTCAAGGACTATCTGTACCGTCACCACACGATGACTTTGTACAAGGGTCCGCTGATCAAGGAATACGCGCCGGCCGGATCGACAGAAATAGAAGCTCGCAACCACTTCAAACAGTCGGCCCGGGAAGCGCTCGACATGGAAACCGAAAAATTGCGAGACAAATACGCGAGCAAGATGAAGGCCATCAACGACAAGATGCAAACTGCGCAAGATCGCGTGGACCGCGAAGCCGAGCAATACAATCAGGCGAAAATGTCATCGATCATTTCGGTCGGCGCGTCGATCTTGGGTGCGTTTTTGGGCAACAAGGTCGCTAGCCGCACCAACGTGTCAAAAGTTTCGACGGCGGCGCGAGGCGCCAGCCGCGCCGCGCAACAACGAAGCGACGTTGTTCGCGCTGAAGAGACTCTGAAGCAATTGGCGATGGACATGCAAGATCTTGACGCGGAACTGAACGAAGAACTGAAGGCGTTGGGCGACAAGTATCGAGTCGAGGATTGGGAGCTCGAATCGTTGACGATCCCTCCGCGAAAAAGCGATTTGAAGGTCACCGACCCGATCATCCTGTGGACCCCCTGGCAAGTCGATGGAAGCGGAATCGCTACGCCGATGTATTGA
- a CDS encoding Gfo/Idh/MocA family protein encodes MGMLKRFLAADLGNVLAVCDVNEGSHGYKEPDHFYGRLPAKALVEKSNTAKSKSGSPAKCDAYADFRDVFRRDDIDALVIVVPDHWHKVVTVMALEAGKDVYCEKPLTFSVADGREMIDAVRKGNRILQTGSHERSNPISQFVCEAAKAGKIGQLTKIITKVGYNNKVGPGPGWTAMPVPSNLDYQTWLGPAPDQPYHQDRCLYRFRFNYDYSGGQITNFGAHCNDMAHWGMGLDVGGPTEVECLDAKFLPDGSLFNTATETRFRCKYANGVELICESGEEQVQTRFEGTDGWLQTGYRGTTASNLELLVGLPEPATGTSDPHTSHMANFIDCVKSRNEPRAPVEVGHSSAVLCHIANAMIRMFPETGPGRIAKWDASAEAFTGDDQANKMLAREQRDPFA; translated from the coding sequence ATGGGCATGCTGAAGCGGTTCCTGGCCGCTGATCTTGGGAATGTGCTCGCGGTTTGCGATGTCAATGAAGGCAGTCACGGCTACAAAGAGCCCGACCATTTTTATGGTCGGTTGCCGGCGAAGGCGTTGGTCGAAAAGTCGAACACCGCGAAAAGCAAAAGCGGTTCGCCGGCGAAGTGCGATGCCTACGCTGATTTCCGCGATGTGTTTCGGCGCGACGATATCGATGCGTTGGTCATTGTCGTGCCCGACCATTGGCACAAGGTGGTTACCGTGATGGCTTTGGAAGCTGGCAAGGACGTTTACTGTGAAAAGCCGCTAACGTTTTCCGTTGCCGATGGTCGCGAGATGATCGACGCCGTTCGCAAAGGCAATCGGATTCTCCAAACGGGAAGCCACGAGCGTTCCAATCCGATCAGCCAGTTCGTTTGCGAAGCGGCCAAGGCCGGGAAGATCGGGCAACTGACCAAGATCATCACCAAGGTCGGCTACAACAACAAAGTGGGCCCGGGTCCGGGGTGGACCGCGATGCCGGTACCTTCGAATCTGGACTATCAAACATGGTTGGGGCCGGCACCGGATCAACCGTATCACCAAGATCGCTGCTTGTATCGGTTTCGATTCAACTACGATTACTCAGGTGGCCAAATCACGAACTTTGGCGCCCACTGCAACGACATGGCGCACTGGGGGATGGGACTGGACGTTGGTGGACCCACCGAGGTCGAGTGCTTGGATGCCAAGTTCCTTCCCGATGGCAGTTTGTTCAATACTGCGACGGAAACACGATTTCGTTGTAAGTATGCCAACGGTGTTGAGTTGATTTGCGAAAGCGGCGAGGAGCAAGTGCAGACTCGATTCGAAGGCACCGACGGTTGGTTGCAAACCGGATATCGCGGAACAACGGCATCGAATCTCGAATTGCTTGTCGGGCTTCCCGAACCGGCAACGGGCACATCGGATCCACACACGTCTCACATGGCCAACTTTATCGATTGTGTGAAGTCGCGGAATGAACCGCGAGCGCCGGTCGAAGTCGGCCATTCATCGGCCGTGCTGTGCCATATCGCCAACGCGATGATTCGGATGTTTCCCGAAACGGGTCCGGGCCGAATCGCCAAATGGGATGCCAGTGCGGAAGCGTTCACAGGCGACGATCAAGCCAACAAGATGCTGGCCCGTGAACAACGCGATCCGTTTGCTTAG
- a CDS encoding purine-nucleoside phosphorylase translates to MLDLYDKIQESAAAIRSQFSSIPKVGIILGTGLGGIVEEIDVEASIEYGDIPHFPTSTATSHRGRLVCGKLAGVPVVAMEGRFHMYEGYPLKQITLPVRVFKELGCELMIVSNACGGLNPYYRGGDIMVIEDQINLMGDNPLIGINDDRLGPRFPDMCECYDPMWVDRVIQIGRDLGQGLHKGVFVAVAGPNLETRAEYRFLRTIGADVVGMSTVPETIVAVHCGLKTIGLSVITDMCLADALKPANVDEIIATANEAAPRLVSVVKGIVGEVGQTRIA, encoded by the coding sequence ATGCTTGACCTCTACGACAAAATCCAGGAATCCGCCGCCGCGATTCGCAGTCAGTTTTCCAGCATCCCCAAAGTCGGCATCATCCTGGGAACCGGGCTGGGCGGAATTGTGGAAGAGATCGACGTCGAGGCGTCGATCGAGTACGGCGATATCCCCCACTTTCCGACATCGACGGCAACCAGCCACCGCGGACGTTTGGTGTGTGGGAAGCTTGCCGGCGTACCCGTCGTCGCGATGGAGGGACGGTTTCATATGTACGAGGGGTACCCGCTGAAACAGATCACGTTACCCGTGCGCGTCTTCAAAGAACTCGGCTGCGAACTGATGATCGTCAGCAACGCATGTGGCGGATTGAATCCGTACTATCGCGGGGGCGACATCATGGTCATCGAAGACCAAATCAACTTGATGGGTGACAACCCGTTGATCGGCATCAACGACGATCGACTGGGACCGCGTTTTCCTGATATGTGCGAATGCTACGATCCAATGTGGGTCGATCGAGTCATCCAAATCGGGCGAGATCTAGGCCAGGGGCTGCACAAAGGAGTGTTCGTTGCCGTCGCCGGTCCGAACTTGGAAACCCGCGCCGAATATCGGTTCCTGCGAACGATCGGGGCCGACGTGGTTGGCATGAGCACGGTTCCCGAAACGATCGTTGCCGTCCATTGTGGATTGAAGACGATCGGGCTGAGCGTGATCACCGACATGTGTTTGGCCGACGCGTTGAAGCCCGCGAACGTCGACGAGATCATCGCAACCGCCAATGAAGCGGCGCCGCGATTGGTGTCGGTCGTCAAAGGCATCGTCGGGGAAGTCGGCCAGACTCGGATCGCCTGA
- a CDS encoding tributyrin esterase, whose translation MTGDPANRAETPSSAGDILSSPDHTFLIQELGNERLRTSILSVQAAPDDEKLTQVQIVGAAGQHYAMMRIDHPVRIQVDGPLGDYAFAWCGQLDVRLTGSVGNGIAEGLVSGAVRIRGDAGVGAGATMSGGTLAVYGSAGDRCGAAMRGGNIFVRGNVGDECGVGALGGMIVIGGDAGERVGDAMSNVTVFMRGKAKSLADGVVEAPLRKREQLRLGLLLINASIRGDAKEFRRIVPEAMLIAEEASRGEVNPKWR comes from the coding sequence ATGACTGGCGATCCCGCAAACAGAGCCGAAACACCTTCGTCCGCGGGCGATATACTTTCGTCGCCGGATCATACGTTCTTGATCCAGGAACTCGGAAACGAACGATTGCGAACATCGATCCTTTCGGTTCAAGCCGCGCCCGACGACGAGAAGCTGACCCAGGTCCAGATCGTCGGTGCTGCGGGCCAGCATTATGCAATGATGCGGATCGACCATCCGGTTCGGATTCAAGTCGACGGACCACTGGGCGATTACGCGTTCGCTTGGTGTGGCCAGCTTGATGTGCGTTTGACCGGTTCGGTGGGAAACGGAATTGCGGAAGGCTTGGTCAGCGGCGCCGTTCGCATTCGCGGCGACGCGGGCGTTGGCGCAGGAGCCACCATGTCGGGTGGAACGCTTGCCGTCTATGGATCGGCCGGCGACCGATGTGGGGCGGCGATGCGAGGCGGTAACATCTTCGTCCGCGGCAATGTTGGCGACGAATGCGGCGTGGGTGCACTGGGTGGCATGATCGTCATCGGAGGCGACGCAGGCGAACGTGTCGGCGACGCGATGAGCAACGTAACGGTATTCATGCGAGGCAAGGCAAAAAGCCTGGCCGATGGAGTCGTCGAGGCGCCGCTACGGAAGCGAGAGCAATTGCGACTGGGGTTGTTGCTGATCAACGCATCGATTCGTGGAGATGCCAAAGAATTTCGGCGAATTGTTCCCGAAGCAATGTTGATCGCCGAGGAAGCCAGTCGGGGCGAAGTGAACCCCAAGTGGCGCTAG
- a CDS encoding endo-1,4-beta-xylanase produces the protein MNSKSVFSVTTNVAVLLICLLVGEVTAQDPSAQDPSAQDPSAQDRSAQDPDSPELKNQGHTIISPIPPDQMKVFLGDRGTKSIVRRADGSAALRVDVPEQGEKNWSVLHHSPANTGRIRKGDLLAYSLRLRITGERTDVGDVGVYAESSVPEKKGSEGGRIHPTTELQTFRRSVISPGDFEPGEFILSVHLAAKAQVVEIYSVSLDVFPPDTPTDQLAVDGITWPGREIDAAWRKDADSRIEQIRKRPIAINVIDAEGKPVVDADIAIVQKRHAWRFGTFVGGRMLGDTEDAIRYRDEVLKRYNFVTLPAYLADWGWRNPKSRADYFRLADWAQANSMPARGHLLVYPGWTATPPEWFNIPKPELLEKMNAHIPRATRAYMARGVTEWDVANELRYNEEFMNEVGGVEVAADWFKLARKHNPSGDLYLNETVVLTNGGHTETEQAALERHFKILARAGAPIDGIGLQGHFASELTGATRLLEILERMSKLSPKIMITEFDMDNDDASAKADYIRDFYTVCFSHPAVQGIVQWGFWEGDMWKPRGHLIAKDWQLTPAGRVYEDLVTNTWWTRANGTSDSEGEFLTRAFLGTQTVTVDHDGYQWTGDVEVGTDGATVTVIVP, from the coding sequence ATGAATTCGAAGTCCGTTTTCAGTGTTACGACGAATGTGGCCGTGCTGCTGATCTGTTTGCTGGTCGGTGAAGTCACTGCTCAGGATCCCAGCGCTCAGGATCCCAGCGCTCAGGATCCCAGCGCTCAGGATCGCAGCGCTCAGGATCCCGACAGCCCGGAACTGAAAAACCAGGGCCATACCATCATCTCGCCGATTCCGCCTGATCAGATGAAGGTCTTTCTCGGCGATCGGGGTACAAAATCGATCGTCCGCCGCGCCGACGGCTCCGCCGCACTTCGTGTCGACGTGCCTGAACAGGGCGAGAAAAATTGGTCCGTTTTACACCATTCACCCGCCAACACCGGCCGCATTCGCAAGGGTGATCTGTTGGCGTATTCGCTGCGTCTTCGTATCACCGGCGAGCGAACCGATGTCGGCGATGTCGGTGTCTATGCCGAATCATCGGTACCGGAAAAAAAGGGCAGCGAAGGTGGACGCATCCATCCGACAACCGAACTGCAAACCTTCCGGCGCAGCGTCATCAGCCCCGGTGATTTTGAGCCCGGTGAATTCATCCTGAGTGTCCATCTGGCCGCAAAGGCTCAAGTCGTCGAGATCTACAGCGTTTCGCTTGATGTGTTCCCGCCGGACACGCCCACCGACCAATTGGCCGTCGATGGAATCACTTGGCCCGGGCGAGAAATCGACGCTGCTTGGCGTAAAGACGCCGATTCACGAATTGAACAGATTCGCAAACGCCCGATTGCGATCAATGTTATCGATGCCGAAGGCAAACCCGTTGTCGATGCCGATATTGCCATCGTTCAAAAACGACACGCATGGCGATTCGGAACATTTGTCGGTGGACGGATGCTTGGCGATACCGAGGATGCGATTCGCTATCGCGACGAAGTGCTTAAGCGATACAACTTCGTCACGCTGCCCGCATATCTGGCGGATTGGGGATGGCGCAATCCGAAATCGCGAGCCGACTACTTTCGATTGGCGGACTGGGCACAAGCAAATTCGATGCCCGCGCGAGGCCACTTGCTCGTTTATCCCGGATGGACGGCGACACCGCCGGAGTGGTTCAACATTCCCAAACCCGAGTTGCTTGAGAAGATGAATGCGCACATCCCACGTGCAACGCGAGCCTACATGGCGCGCGGCGTGACGGAGTGGGACGTCGCGAACGAGCTTCGCTACAACGAAGAATTCATGAACGAAGTCGGCGGCGTCGAAGTGGCCGCCGACTGGTTCAAGCTGGCTCGCAAACACAATCCGAGCGGTGATCTGTATCTGAACGAGACCGTTGTGCTGACGAATGGAGGCCACACCGAGACCGAACAAGCTGCCCTCGAGCGTCATTTCAAAATACTCGCCCGCGCCGGCGCACCGATCGATGGCATCGGATTGCAGGGACACTTCGCCAGCGAGTTGACCGGTGCGACTCGCTTGCTAGAAATTCTCGAACGTATGTCGAAGCTGAGTCCCAAAATCATGATTACCGAATTCGACATGGATAACGACGACGCCAGTGCCAAAGCGGACTACATTCGAGACTTCTATACGGTGTGTTTCAGTCACCCGGCGGTCCAAGGCATTGTTCAGTGGGGATTCTGGGAAGGCGATATGTGGAAGCCACGCGGCCATCTGATCGCCAAAGACTGGCAGCTGACGCCGGCTGGTCGCGTGTACGAAGACCTGGTCACCAACACATGGTGGACGCGTGCCAACGGAACATCCGACAGCGAAGGCGAGTTTTTGACGCGTGCGTTTCTAGGCACGCAAACCGTCACGGTTGATCACGACGGATATCAGTGGACCGGCGATGTCGAAGTCGGCACCGATGGCGCGACCGTCACGGTGATCGTCCCGTAG